The Caldicoprobacter guelmensis genomic interval GGTTTATGATGGGGCCTTGCCGTCTGGAAACTCAGTTGCGGCTATGAACCTGTTAAGGCTGGCAAGATTGACAGGAGACCAGGGCCTGGAAGACATGGCGATAAGGCAGCTTAAGGCCTTTGCAAGTATTGTTAAGCAATACCCTGCTGCTCATACTTATTTTATGATGGCGGCCATGTTTGCGCTGTACCCCACTAGGGAGATAGTTTTCGCCGGTTCTAAAGAAGATCAGGACCTTATGGACATGATCAAGGCTTATAATTCTGTGTTCACACCTCATGCTGTGAGCCTTTTGCATACAGATGATGAAGAGGGAAGGCAATTGGAGCAGTTGGTGCCATATGTAAAGGACCAAAAACCGATAGATGGTAAACCTACCGCTTATATATGCAAAAATTTTGCCTGCACGGCTCCCATAGTTGATAAGGATGAGCTTTTAAAGGAACTTAAGTACGAATAGCGCACAGACATGCAGATAAAGAAAGCTTTGTTTATAAACAAGGCTTTGTCTTAAAAATACAGCTTAATCGTCTTTGTCTTTACACCTGTCTTTTTCTTTGTAAGTTTTGCATAGCTCGAGTATATTTTCAAATTTGAACTCCAATAACATTTCCTTCTTTATGATGTCCTTTAGCATTTTATCCACGCTTTTATCTATGAGTAAAAGGTCATGAAGCTTATCTTCTGTTGTATCGCTATATTTTTTGTCCCCTGTACATTTGATGATTTCTTGAATTTTTTCTGCTTCTGCATTCATAATGTGCGCAAGGCTGAGTTCTTCAAGGGCGATTGAAGCCAGCAACAGCTTAATTGTTTCTTCAATAGATATTTCTATTTTGGGTTTAATATCAGGAATTGTAGGCATGCTCATGGAAAACACCTCCTCTATAATCAAGTTATGTGAACCATGGATAAAAAGTGAATATTACTCTTATACTTTTTACAGTTGGTATTATATTTCTAAATTTTGAAGGAGTTTGAGAATCATTGAATAGGGAGTGTTTTTTTATTATAATAAGATGCGTGTGTTGAACTTATCAAGAAGGTTAATAAATTCCTGTTGAAAAAAAGGAGACGATGCAGTTGAAAGGACAATCGTTTTTGATTGATACCCATGTGCATACCTCGGAGGTAAGCTCGTGTGGCAAGGTTTCGGCGGGGGAGATGGTGCGATATTACAAGGACGCCGGCTATCAGGGTATAATCATAACCGACCACTATTACGACGGCTATTTCGAGTTACTTGGGGATCAGCCATGGGAGGCCAAAGTGCAGAAGTTTCTGTCGGGATATAGAGCGGCACTGGAAGAAGGGAAGCGTCTAGGCCTGAATGTTATGCTGGGCATGGAGCTGCGCTTTCATGACGGCGTAGAGGATTATCTAGTATACGGAATAGATGAGGATTTTCTCGTCGAGAATCCCGAGCTTTATAGATATACGCTAGAAAGCTTTAAAAAACTGATACACCACCACAACATACTTATATTCCAGGCACATCCGTTCAGGGCGGGGATGAGGCCAGCTGATCCCGCTTTTCTTCATGGTGTGGAGGTGTTCAACGGCAATCCCCGTCACGATTCCCACAACGACCTGGCCTATGAGTTTGCGACACAAAACGGTCTTTTTATGATTGCCGGCTCGGATGCACACCAGCCACAGGATGTGGGCAGGGCAGGGATATGTTTACCTTATCCCATTTGTTCAGCCCGGGAACTGGTGGAGTACTACAGGGAATTCAAACAAGTGGAAATAGTTGTAAATTGTGAAGGTACTGGTGAAGTCAAAGTTTTTTCTGGACGTGCTAACTGTTAAGTGGTATTATTAAATTGATTGAATAAGCCGATTGGAAACCTAAAATGGTATAACTTGAGGGAAGGTTTTGTTGGGGAGAGTTTGGCATGATTGATGTAGCAAAAGAGTTACAAGAATTTGTTGAAGATTTGCAAGAAGATTCTCTTGATCGGTTTTGTGGCCTTGCTGACGTCATTGGCGAATTTAACAAGGTGTTAAAAAAATTGGGGAAAGAGCAGTATAAGTACTCCCATCAGTTAGATGAAATCATGATGACTCTTGAAGAGCAAGAGAACTTCCATAAGGGATGTGTTTTTCTACAACAACAAAACAGAATGAAGGATATGGAAGTAAAAAAACTGGTAGCGGTTTTGTTAAGTGTACTTGACTCATATGAAGATTTGTACAGATATGCATTGAAATACGGCGATGAGTCGTGGAAAGAGCAGATGACCATGCAATGGAATAGGACGGACATTATACTGAAGCAAAATGGTATTGTGAGGATTGAAGGCATAGGAGAGCTCTTTGTACCTCAGCTTTATGCGGTTGAAGAGATAAGACAGCTTCCTGACATTCCAAATGGACAGATTGTGGATGTTATCAGGAGTGGTTACATGTATAATGGGGAAATAATAAGAAAAGCACGAGTAGTTGTCAATCAGACATCAGAGGAACATGAGGGACGAGCCTTAAACCAAAGCCAAACCGATAATACAGAGGAAGGAGTACAACTTTATGAGCAGGATAATAGGGATTGATTTGGGGACATCGACGTCCGAAGTGGCTATACTGGAAGATGGCAAACCGAAGGTTATTCCCAATTCGAAAGGCCAGATAATAACGCCATCGGTGGTGGGAATTGACCAGGATGGCAATCTTCTAATTGGTCAAGATGCCAGGGACCAAATGCTGCTTCGCCCACAGGACACGGCTATTGAGGTAAAACGCTTGATGGGTTCTGGGCAAAAGGTATCCATGGGTGGTAAAGAATACACGCCACAGCAAATCTCCTCATTTATTCTTAAATACTTAAAAGAGTGCGCAGAAAATTATCTGGGTGAGGAGATAACTAGGGCGGTAATTACTGTCCCCGCATATTTTACCGATGAGCAGCGCAGGGCAACGGTGGAAGCAGGCAATCTGGCCGGGCTCAAGGTGGAAAGGATCATAAATGAACCCACTGCTGCTGCACTGGCTTATGGCATTGATCACATGCAAAACAATCAATATATTCTTGTCTATGACCTTGGAGGCGGGACACTGGATGTCACTGTGTTGGAGATGTTTGAAGGGGTGCTGGAGGTCAAGGCGAGTAGCGGCAACAACAAGCTTGGGGGCAAGGATTTTGATCAACGCCTTATGGACTGGCTAATAGATGAATTTAAAGCCCAATATGATATAGACCTTTCCAATGATGTAAGGGCACTAGCCAGGATTAAAGAAGCCGCTGAGGCGTGTAAAATTGCTTTAAGCACGCAGGAACAGTATAAGATAGAGTTGCCCTTTATTGCTGAAAAAGAGGGCAAACCCGTAGCGCTTGAAAGGGTTGTAACGCGTGAGCTGTTCGAAAACCTCATAAAAGACCTCGTTGAATCCACCATTGAACCCATAAACATTGCTCTGGGGGATTCGGGGCTAACAAAGGATGACATCGATCTGGTTTTCATGGTTGGGGGTTCGACAAGGATTCCACTGGTTAGAAGATTTTTGGAGTCTGTGATGGGACGACAGCCTGTGTCTCCTGTGGATCCTGACCTGGCAGTTGCCATGGGTGCAGCTATTCAGGCAGGCATTATCAATCAAGAGCTTTCTGCCGAAAAGGATATAGTGATAACTGATGTATGTCCTTACACGCTAGGAGTAGAGGTTCTTGAATTTGTTGGAGGGTTTCCGGTTCCTGATATGTACGATGTTATAATTCCGAGAAATACCACTATTCCTGTTGTAAGAGAAAAGATATACGGCACAGTAGTAGACAACCAAAAAAAGGTGGAAATAAAGGTTTACCAGGGAGATTACAAGAAAGCCTCGATGAACAACTTCCTCGGGAAATTTATTCTTGATGGGATACCACCAGCTCCGGCGTTTAAGGAGAAAATAAAGGTGAGATTTTCCTATGATGTTAACGGGATATTAAATGTCGAAGGTATCATACTGAGCACCAACAAAAAGGCGGGTATCACAATCGAGACTACAGGCGTTAAAATGGAGGAAGAGATGGACCTTAGCAATTGGAAAGAGGTTCCTAAAGCTCGAAAGTACCGTGGAATTATAAGGCGTGCTGAAAGGCTGTTAAATGAAGCTCCAGATTCGCCTTTGTTTGCAGAATTGGATGGAGCTGTGAAAGATTTAAAGAAAGCGTTACTGAAGGAAGAAGATGATGTTGTATTGGAAGAATTGGCAGAAGCTCTGAGCGATTTACTATATGATATAGAGGATGAAGGGTAATGTTTGAGGATTTAAGTAACAAATATTACAGATTGGGCTTAAGTTTGGCTTTAGAAAATAGAATTTCCAGCGCGATAGAAGTGCTGGAGAAGGCGGTTGTATTTGACCAAAGCAATTGGAAGGCATGGAATGTGCTGGGACTGTGCAGATACCGCCTTGGAGATTTTGATAAGGCAAGGAAGGCATGGCAAAAGAGCCTCATTATTAACCCTGAAACCAATCCCGCGGTTCGGTACTTGAATGATATGGAAAGTGATGAGTTTAAATCCCTTCAAAAACAGTACCACCTTGCTTTGAAATTGGCTCTATCAGGGAAATATAGCCAGGCTATAAGGATAATTAATGGCAATAAGTTTCTCGGGTCATCATTTGTTTACCCGCTTAATTTGCTAGGTTTATGCCTATATGGAAGGGGTAAATTCCGGCGAGCCCGGTCAAAGTGGGAGATGGCGTTAAGCCTGGATCAGGATAATCCCTGTTCAACGAGATATGTTGCTGAAAGTGTGCGTATATCTAACAAAAAAGGCTTCTTGGTTGATTGGTGGGAAAAGTTTTTAAATAAAAGGTAAGAGGGGATTGAGGGATGAAAGATTATTATCAAATTCTTAATGTGCCTGCTAATGCATCGCAGGCGCAGATTAAAAAAGCATATTTTTCTCTGGTGAGAAAGTATGACCCAGAGCGCTTTCCTGAGGAATTTATGGAGATTCGAGAGGCCTATGAGGTTTTGTCGAACGAACAGACGCGCAGCGAATATGACTCTATTATGACCATGGATCCAGTTATTCGTAATGTTTATGAGTATTGCCGTAAGTCTTTTGAAGAGGGGGATTATGAAGAAGCTATCAATGGGCTTGAAGAAATAATCAAAAGGGTTCCAAATCTCTCTATCGTACAGGAATTGTTAGGAGAGGCTTACCTTCAAAACGGCAATACTGTAAAGGCGATAAACGTTTTTGAAGATTTAGTCAGGAAACACCCTGATAATGCATCATTTGTCAGCAGTTTAGCCAATGCATATCTGGAGCGAGGTTGGCATAAAAAGGCTTTAAATGCCTTTAAAAAGGCCATAGAACTGGATGAGGATAACCTAGCTATTTGGCTGGGGTTGGCAGAGGCGTATTATTTAGCCAAGGATTACGATAGGCAGCGGCAAGTTTTAATAAGCGCATTGGAAAAGGCGCGAGAAAAAGGATGGGATAGCGTATCTCTGTATTTTAACATAATACAGAATGACATATTGACTGATAATATGGATGTATTCGACACACACCTGGAAGAGCTGAGCAAGCTTGCTATAGAACGTGAGGATATAAGAGAAGCAATAGGTTGGGCAATGGCTGAACTCGGCCGTGTTCTTGTGCAAAACGATATGATTGACGTGGCAAGGGCCGTTATCGATAAGACGATATTGATAATTCCCAATGATGAGGGGTTATTGGAGTATAAACGTAGGTTGGACAGGTTTGGTGAACTGAAAAAGATATTAGAGGCTGCATATGATGACCCTAAGCTCGATAGGGTAGTTGTTGATTTTATTGCTTTGGAGATAATGCCAGATGATTTTATGGGTGATACTTTCCCACACGAGATGGCGCAGTTTTTTATGGAGTATAGACTTCTCAACAATATTAATTTGCATATGAAATCTATACTTCATTTAAAAGAGGAATACCCGGAACTTTATGCTGTAAAAAAGGATTTCTTTGTAGCGATGGAAAATCCTTATCAACGTAATAAAATGCTGCGCAGATATCAAAGGGAAGAACGCCGATATATGGGTGTGTTTAACCTGTTTAAAAGTTTGCTGGATGAAGGCCAGGAAGATTTAGAAGATGATGAGGATTATGTTGAACCATGGTATAGCTCTGATAAGCCTTATGTCAGAGAACAGCCTAAGGTAGGGCGAAATGACCCATGCCCCTGCGGCAGCGGTAAAAAGTACAAGAAGTGCTGTGGGAAAATAGAGTGAGGGTATAGAAAATGAGGAGCTAAATTTTAACTTGAATTTTTGATGGAAACCGAATATAATTATAAATGCTGGGGGGCTGTAGCTCAGCGGGAGAGCACCACACTCGCATTGTGGGGGTCGAGGGTTCAAATCCCTTCAGCTCCACCATTCAAATTCACAATAAAGTGGATTCTATTTTGTTTTTCGTGAACAATAACTTTTCGGATGTAGGTCTGGATGATACGTTTTTATTCGTCCAGACTCTTATTTTTTATCTAAGAGGAGAAGCCTACTTTTTTCTTTCTGAGCATGGATGGATAGACGTTGTAAAAGATGTTTTTGATAATCACAATGAGATTACCAGTTTTTTATCATGTATAAAACTCGTAAAATGGAGTATTACTGTACTTGCTTTAACATGGTCCGATGCTTTTGGGGAATATCCCTGATATATAAGTTTTTAAGGAAATACGGTTTGTAAAATGGTGGTCGACACGATGTCCCCTTCAATTATGTAATTTTGCGGAAGGACGGGGCTACAAAGTATATAGTGGAGGACAACAACTGCAAATTTTACGTTCAGCTTAAAGATTTGCAAAAGTATATTGATCAGACGGTGAATGTTAAAGCTGTTATAAGAACGGTTATTGATAGAGGAGACACGATAAAAATCTCGCTTTGTGATGGAAGTCTGGATATAGGGATTGACGACGATTTGGCAGTATGGGTAGAGCCTGTGGCTAAGGAGCTGCTCATAAAGAAGGGGTTGAGCCTGCCGTTAATTGCGGCCGAAAAAATCGCTTTGAAAAAAGTTAAGGTGCTCGAGGGTACACAATATTTTTCCACATACCTAGGCTTGAGATACAGGACAATACCGAAATCAAAATTGAGTATTAAGAGGTAAATGACATATGATCTTGAGTGTGAGTCGCAGGACAGACATCGTTGCTTTCTATCTGGATTGGTTTTTTAATAGGTTAAAAGAGGGGTACGTTCTTGTGCGCAATCCCATGAACTATCATCAGGTAAGCAAAATATATTTGAATCCTTCAGATATAGACTGTATAGTGTTTTGGACAAAGGATCCAACAAATATACTGGATCGACTCGATATGCTGGATGATTATTTTTATTATTTTCATGTCACCATAACAGGATATAATAGGAGATTGGAGCCTAACGTGCCGTCTAAAGAGAAAATTATACAATCCTTTCAGAAGCTTTCTCAAAAAGTAGGCAATGAAAGGGTAATATGGAGGTATGACCCGATAATACTGTCGAGTGATATAGATTTGGAATTTCACTGCAAAAGGTTTAGGGATATTGTCTCTTGCTTGAGCGGTTATACCAGACGCTGTACCATAAGTTTTGTGGATATGTACAAGAAAACCGAGCGCAACACCAGGGGTTTGAACATGCGCGACGTAAGCCATGCTCAAATGGTGGATATAGCCGGTGCTATCGTTGAGATTGCTAATAAGTACGGGATAGAGGTTCAGACTTGCTGTGAAGAAATCGAGCTCTCTCATTTGAGCATTCACCATGGCAAATGCATCGACGATGACCTCATAAGCCGAATAAGTGGCCGCAGGATAAACGCTAAGAAGGATAAAAATCAAAGGGCAGCATGTGGCTGTGTGGAAAGCGTGGACATAGGTGTTTACAACACCTGTAGGCATGGATGTTTATATTGCTATGCCAATTACAGCAGCAAAGCGGTCAGTAGCAATGTTAAGATGCATGACCCTGCTTCACCCATGCTTGTGGGGAATTTAGAACCCGAAGATGTTGTTATCGAGAGAAAGGTGAAGAGCTTTACTGATGGACAGATAAGCTTTTTTGATTGAGATTTTGGACGTGTAGGAATAAAACATTGATTAACAATAGGTTGGATAAAAATTTTAATTTTGTTATGTAGGAGTTTTTGAAATAATGTAGAAAGAAAGGTATAAGGGAAAATTGTCGTCTATCTCAAAAGGTTTTTGCATTATTGGAAGTCGACGACAAAAGAGAGTGATATTATACTTCGAAGACCGCACTGTGTTTGTATTTTTTAACGGTTTTTGACCCACGTATAGGGGACGGAAACGTCTTTACTCCAAATATGCCTACGGCGCCGCAGTGTTTTTGACCCACGTATAAGGAGTAAAAAGAGAAAAGTGGCCTAAATTTTAGGCCGCTTTTTGCGTGTGCCCGACATAGGCGATAATTGGGCAGTGGAAGTCTCCTATGTGTTCGGCAGCGGGAAATACCGGCTGAACTACAAGTGCATGCATTGTGAGGTGGAATCTAAAGAAGGTGGAAGACAAGATTTTGTGCTGAGGGAGGCGATGAAAGTTAAAAAGTTAAATTGTATTGGAAGATGTGCAAAGGTTGCAGACAACCTCGGAAGCAGGTTATCCCACGGGAAAAGAAATGGAGTCTCGGAAGACGAAGAAAGCGCATAGTGGGTTGACGGTCTCAGAAGAGGAGGCGATGTGGAATCTTAACGAACCAGTGGATACTGTAGTGTATGTGTTGGAATGTGAAGGGTCTGTAGGTGAAATAAATTATCTGCTTATCATTCGATTGTTGAGCAGGGGACATCACGGTAACCTGCTGTAATAATTAAGGGATAAAATTTCAAGAGAAAATTTGCAAACATTTTAAAATGAAGTTTTCGAACTTTTCGAAGGTTTCTACAAAACGAGGAGGTTAATTTAATATGCCTTATAAATTTGAAATAAGAAGAAATGATTATCTAAAAAGAGACACCTTTGGATTTTGTCATCAGTTTTATTTTGGGTATAAGGTGCCGGGGAATCCGGACTTTTTAAACACGCTAAAAAATACTTTTAATGAAGAGCTTTATAACAATTTACTCATTGCCAGGGATGAAGTCGTAAAAATATTGATGAAGGATATTCCGATCATTCTGGAGAAGACCGGTTTTTTAGAAAGCCTGATCGTTTGTGTTCCAAGGGCGAAGGCTTTGAGCTATTATAGTCCGACGCAGTTGATGTTTTTGGAAGCAGTTAAAATCGCTGCTAATTGTATTCCAGGGGTTGCTGACGGAACTGATTATATTAAGAGGATGGTGAATACCAAAACGACTCACATTAAAAGGCAAATGAGCATTCCAAATGATGGGCCTGAGCCGTATCCGGGGATAACAAAGGATACGTGCAAAATATATAGAGACAAGATAAAAGGCAAAAACATTATACTTATCGATGATATATATACAAAAGATGTCAACGTAGACGAAGATTGTATTCAAGCATTGTTTGACAGTGGTGCCCAAGAAGTGGTATTTTATGCAGTGGGTCACACAATAAAGAATATATTAAGTATAAATAATGACTTTATTAAAGCAAGGTTAAGAACTGGAGAAGAAGTGATATTTTATCCAGTTTGTAGCAAAAACACTTAGGGGAGGGAAGTATGAGGTACTCAGAGGTTGCATTAAAAGTGCTGGCGGCAAAGGAATGCGGTATTATAAAGACAAATGCACAGTTCTGGAAACAATATGCTGATAGGGAGAAGTTTGAGAACGAAGTCGCAAATGACGAGAGAGTTATTGAGATGGCGGAGAGGATTAGATTTGATTTGGAATTGGCAGACGAGGGAGGAATTGTTTGCTCGTTTGACAAGGATTTTCCATATATTTGCTCAACGGTTAAAAATAAGGGGGAGAAGCCTTTTTTGTTGTTTTACAAAGGTGATTTATCGCTGCTGCAGAATTTAAACAGTAATGTAGCAGTAATAGGTCTTGTGGATCCGGATGAGGAGATAATAAGGCGGGAAAAGATGATAGTTGAAAAACTTGTTGAAAATGGTCTTGTAGTAGTGAGTGGTCTAGCTAAGGGATGCGATACGGTTGCACATAAGATCTGTTTGGAAAAAGGGGGAAAGACGATAGCGGTTCTGCCTTCTCAGGTAAACAAGGTGTTTCCGGCGGAGAATAGAGGGTTGGCGGATGAAATAGTAAAGAAAGGGGGATTGTTGATTTCGGAGTACTACAAAGATGCTTCATCTAAGTATGAAATGACTAATCGACTGGTTTCACGGGATAGGTTACAGGCCATGTTTTCAAAGGCTGTTATTTTAATTGCTAGCTATAGAAAAGGGGAAGGGGATAGCGGTTCACGTCATGCGATGGAAGCCGCAGAGAAATACGGAGTAGAGCGCTATGTAATGTTTAATAAGGATAGGGATGAAGATAATAAAAAATTTGGCTTAAATAAAGATTTACTTTGCGAAAATAAAGCCAAAATTTTAACGCACGGTTCGATTAATGAAATCAAAATGATAAAGAATTCATCTTGCGGGACCACATCGGCTAGTGGTGAACAACTAAAATTTTTCTCATAAACTTTTTAAATGGCATTTTCACATATTTTGGTGCCGTAATGGCTTGCACCAGACTTGTGAGATGAGCCATCGAAGGCAACAGATAGTTTGGTTTGCATTTTAATATTGCGATCTACATCGGTTCAGCTCTACCATAAATAAAACCACCTGAGAGTGGCAAGTGGTTTTTATTTTTTTGTGTCGTGTTGCAGCCGACAGGATTGCATATTTTTGGATTTTTTCTTCTGTTTCGAGGGAAATTATTGACTCAATTATTTAAGTGCTATATAATTTAGATATGAAATATTTGGGAAATTTAATGATAACTCTGCTTATTTGCCATGTGACCAAAGATGGCCATGATGTTCACTTTGTAGGATATACTCAAGCGTTGAGACAGATGACAATTAAATCT includes:
- a CDS encoding PHP-associated domain-containing protein, with product MKGQSFLIDTHVHTSEVSSCGKVSAGEMVRYYKDAGYQGIIITDHYYDGYFELLGDQPWEAKVQKFLSGYRAALEEGKRLGLNVMLGMELRFHDGVEDYLVYGIDEDFLVENPELYRYTLESFKKLIHHHNILIFQAHPFRAGMRPADPAFLHGVEVFNGNPRHDSHNDLAYEFATQNGLFMIAGSDAHQPQDVGRAGICLPYPICSARELVEYYREFKQVEIVVNCEGTGEVKVFSGRANC
- the grpE gene encoding nucleotide exchange factor GrpE encodes the protein MIDVAKELQEFVEDLQEDSLDRFCGLADVIGEFNKVLKKLGKEQYKYSHQLDEIMMTLEEQENFHKGCVFLQQQNRMKDMEVKKLVAVLLSVLDSYEDLYRYALKYGDESWKEQMTMQWNRTDIILKQNGIVRIEGIGELFVPQLYAVEEIRQLPDIPNGQIVDVIRSGYMYNGEIIRKARVVVNQTSEEHEGRALNQSQTDNTEEGVQLYEQDNRD
- a CDS encoding Hsp70 family protein; protein product: MSRIIGIDLGTSTSEVAILEDGKPKVIPNSKGQIITPSVVGIDQDGNLLIGQDARDQMLLRPQDTAIEVKRLMGSGQKVSMGGKEYTPQQISSFILKYLKECAENYLGEEITRAVITVPAYFTDEQRRATVEAGNLAGLKVERIINEPTAAALAYGIDHMQNNQYILVYDLGGGTLDVTVLEMFEGVLEVKASSGNNKLGGKDFDQRLMDWLIDEFKAQYDIDLSNDVRALARIKEAAEACKIALSTQEQYKIELPFIAEKEGKPVALERVVTRELFENLIKDLVESTIEPINIALGDSGLTKDDIDLVFMVGGSTRIPLVRRFLESVMGRQPVSPVDPDLAVAMGAAIQAGIINQELSAEKDIVITDVCPYTLGVEVLEFVGGFPVPDMYDVIIPRNTTIPVVREKIYGTVVDNQKKVEIKVYQGDYKKASMNNFLGKFILDGIPPAPAFKEKIKVRFSYDVNGILNVEGIILSTNKKAGITIETTGVKMEEEMDLSNWKEVPKARKYRGIIRRAERLLNEAPDSPLFAELDGAVKDLKKALLKEEDDVVLEELAEALSDLLYDIEDEG
- a CDS encoding tetratricopeptide repeat protein; its protein translation is MFEDLSNKYYRLGLSLALENRISSAIEVLEKAVVFDQSNWKAWNVLGLCRYRLGDFDKARKAWQKSLIINPETNPAVRYLNDMESDEFKSLQKQYHLALKLALSGKYSQAIRIINGNKFLGSSFVYPLNLLGLCLYGRGKFRRARSKWEMALSLDQDNPCSTRYVAESVRISNKKGFLVDWWEKFLNKR
- a CDS encoding tetratricopeptide repeat protein; protein product: MKDYYQILNVPANASQAQIKKAYFSLVRKYDPERFPEEFMEIREAYEVLSNEQTRSEYDSIMTMDPVIRNVYEYCRKSFEEGDYEEAINGLEEIIKRVPNLSIVQELLGEAYLQNGNTVKAINVFEDLVRKHPDNASFVSSLANAYLERGWHKKALNAFKKAIELDEDNLAIWLGLAEAYYLAKDYDRQRQVLISALEKAREKGWDSVSLYFNIIQNDILTDNMDVFDTHLEELSKLAIEREDIREAIGWAMAELGRVLVQNDMIDVARAVIDKTILIIPNDEGLLEYKRRLDRFGELKKILEAAYDDPKLDRVVVDFIALEIMPDDFMGDTFPHEMAQFFMEYRLLNNINLHMKSILHLKEEYPELYAVKKDFFVAMENPYQRNKMLRRYQREERRYMGVFNLFKSLLDEGQEDLEDDEDYVEPWYSSDKPYVREQPKVGRNDPCPCGSGKKYKKCCGKIE
- a CDS encoding DUF1848 domain-containing protein; protein product: MILSVSRRTDIVAFYLDWFFNRLKEGYVLVRNPMNYHQVSKIYLNPSDIDCIVFWTKDPTNILDRLDMLDDYFYYFHVTITGYNRRLEPNVPSKEKIIQSFQKLSQKVGNERVIWRYDPIILSSDIDLEFHCKRFRDIVSCLSGYTRRCTISFVDMYKKTERNTRGLNMRDVSHAQMVDIAGAIVEIANKYGIEVQTCCEEIELSHLSIHHGKCIDDDLISRISGRRINAKKDKNQRAACGCVESVDIGVYNTCRHGCLYCYANYSSKAVSSNVKMHDPASPMLVGNLEPEDVVIERKVKSFTDGQISFFD
- a CDS encoding DNA-processing protein DprA, which encodes MRYSEVALKVLAAKECGIIKTNAQFWKQYADREKFENEVANDERVIEMAERIRFDLELADEGGIVCSFDKDFPYICSTVKNKGEKPFLLFYKGDLSLLQNLNSNVAVIGLVDPDEEIIRREKMIVEKLVENGLVVVSGLAKGCDTVAHKICLEKGGKTIAVLPSQVNKVFPAENRGLADEIVKKGGLLISEYYKDASSKYEMTNRLVSRDRLQAMFSKAVILIASYRKGEGDSGSRHAMEAAEKYGVERYVMFNKDRDEDNKKFGLNKDLLCENKAKILTHGSINEIKMIKNSSCGTTSASGEQLKFFS